ACTGCGATGAATACTTGCTTCTTTCTTGACACCTCATGGCTAGCCCTTACTATCAGGAGGCAAGTTCTACTGAGCTCATGCCATGGCTAGCCAAGAGAACATTACGAACACATTTCTCCCATCTCCAGAAAATGGAGGTACTCACTTCGTCCCCGAGCCGATGCCCGGGGAACGAATTGGCCCATTTCGTCTGCTACAACGACTGGGTGAAGGAGGCATGGGCGTTGTCTGGGAAGCGGATCAAGTCGAGCCAATCCGTCGGCATGTGGCGGTGAAGTTCGTTAAATTGGGCATGGACTCTAGGCAGGTGATGGCTCGCTTCGAAGCAGAACGCCAGGCACTGGCCCTAATGGATCATCCCAATATTGCAAAGGTCTACGACGCGGGCCTGACCTCAGCAGGTAAGCCTTACTTCGCCATGGAACTGGTTAAGGGTTTGTCCATCACCAAGTATTGTGATGAAGCCAAGCTGACGATTCGGCAACGCATGGAATTGTTCCTGCTGGTCTGCAACGCAGTGCAGCACGCCCATCAGAAGGGTGTGATTCACCGTGACCTGAAACCCACCAACGTGCTGGTGGCTCTCTACGATGGCAAGCCGATACCCAAGGTGATCGATTTCGGGTTAGCCAAAGCGTTACATCAGCCATTGACAAACAGAACGATCTTCACCGAGCAGGGCATGATGCTGGGCACACCAGAGTATATGGCTCCCGAACAGGCCTCAGTGAATGCGCTGGATATTGACACCCGTGCGGACATCTACTCGCTGGGGGTGATCCTGTACGAGCTGATGACGGGGCAAGTTCCCTTTGAACGTAAGGAACTCCGCCAGGCGATGTATGACGAGATGCTGCGGATGATTCGTGAAGTGGAACCGCCAATACCAAGCAAGCGATTGTCCAGTATTGCGACATTGTCAGATACCGCCATACGTCGTGGGCTGGAACCAAAGTCGCTGGTGTCGACCCTGCGTGGCGATATTGACTGGATTGTGATGAAGGCATTAGAGAAGGATCGTAATCGACGCTACGAGACAGCGAACGGGTTCGGGATGGATGTCCAGCGGTATCTGGATGGCAAAGCGGTGCTGGCGCATCCGCCGAGCCGGTTGTATTTGGCGCAGAAGTTCGTCAGGCGCAATCGGGGGCGGGTGTTTGCGGGAGGGTTAGTAGTGATCGCACTGCTTGCGGGTTTGGCAGTGAGCTTGTGGCAGATGAATCGGGCGATTGATGCCGAGGCCCTGGCGAAGAAGAACGAGGAAAAGGCGGAAAATCGTGCAATTGACGTTCAAGAAGAGAAGAAACGAACAGAAGAGAAATCGCTGGAAATCAGAAAAGAAAAGTACAGACTTGAGCAATTGCTGGCTATGCAAGCAAGCCGAGAAGGCCTGCGTATGTTCTATGAAGGTGATCCTTATAAAGGACAATTATGGCTTGCTCATTCACTTGTCATTGCTCCTGATCATTTCGAAATGGTCAAGATAACTCGACAACGAATAAGAGCATATCAGAAGCTCTCTTTGCTGCGTACATATTGGCGACATAACTTTAACCATCAACGAGCAGTCAATATTGCATCGTTTAGTGTAGATGGCCAACGCGTCGTGACCGCCTCGGATGACAACACCGCAAAGGTGTGGGATGCTATTACAGGAAAACTGATAAAGACACTTGACCATTCAAGCGGCGTAAAATGTGCATCATTCAGTCCGGATGGCCTTCGCATTGTCACAACTTCTGAAGACAATAAAGCGAACGTATGGGATGTTGCTACTGGCAAGTTGATTGCGAAACTTGAGCACACAAAATTTGTGCATCACGCTACATTTAGCCCCGATGGCCAACAGATCGTCACCGCTTCGAGTGATAAAAGTGTAATAGTCTGGAATCTTTTTACAGGAGAAAGAATCAGGAATCTTAAGCACTGGAGTGAAGTCAAAGATGTTGCATTTAGTTCTGACGGTCGATTTATCTTAACTCTTACAGATTCATACGCTTGTGCTTGGAATGCAAGTACTGGACAGCCAACAACAGATGAACTGCGGCATGTGTTGGACGACGGTAAATATTCACTTTACAGTGCGTCGATTAGCAAGGATGGAAGGTATGTTGTGACTACTGGATTGGATATGAGGGCCAGGATATGGAACACAATCACCGGTAAGCCAATCACTTCTCTATTGCATGCCATGCGGGTGATACACGCATCATTTAGTCCCGACGGCTCTCGTATTGTAACAGGCTCTGAAGACGGAGTTGCTATTGTCTGGGACGTGGATAGTGGACGACCAATTACCACGCCACTGCAACATGAAGGCTCCGTTATGCACACAGCGTTTAGTCCTGATGGTCGATGGATTATTACATCATCCGAAGATAGTACAGCTCGGGTATGGAATGCAACAACTGGCCAACTGGTCATGCCTCCTCTAAAGCATGGGAACTCTGTCTTGCATGCAGAATTTAGTATGGATGGCAGAAGGGTCATTACTTCTTCCAAAGACAATACTGCCCGTGTTTGGGAAGTAGCGATAACGAGCTTATCCTCTCTAAGTATGCGACATAACGATCGGGTATTTA
This DNA window, taken from Planctomycetia bacterium, encodes the following:
- a CDS encoding protein kinase — its product is MGVVWEADQVEPIRRHVAVKFVKLGMDSRQVMARFEAERQALALMDHPNIAKVYDAGLTSAGKPYFAMELVKGLSITKYCDEAKLTIRQRMELFLLVCNAVQHAHQKGVIHRDLKPTNVLVALYDGKPIPKVIDFGLAKALHQPLTNRTIFTEQGMMLGTPEYMAPEQASVNALDIDTRADIYSLGVILYELMTGQVPFERKELRQAMYDEMLRMIREVEPPIPSKRLSSIATLSDTAIRRGLEPKSLVSTLRGDIDWIVMKALEKDRNRRYETANGFGMDVQRYLDGKAVLAHPPSRLYLAQKFVRRNRGRVFAGGLVVIALLAGLAVSLWQMNRAIDAEALAKKNEEKAENRAIDVQEEKKRTEEKSLEIRKEKYRLEQLLAMQASREGLRMFYEGDPYKGQLWLAHSLVIAPDHFEMVKITRQRIRAYQKLSLLRTYWRHNFNHQRAVNIASFSVDGQRVVTASDDNTAKVWDAITGKLIKTLDHSSGVKCASFSPDGLRIVTTSEDNKANVWDVATGKLIAKLEHTKFVHHATFSPDGQQIVTASSDKSVIVWNLFTGERIRNLKHWSEVKDVAFSSDGRFILTLTDSYACAWNASTGQPTTDELRHVLDDGKYSLYSASISKDGRYVVTTGLDMRARIWNTITGKPITSLLHAMRVIHASFSPDGSRIVTGSEDGVAIVWDVDSGRPITTPLQHEGSVMHTAFSPDGRWIITSSEDSTARVWNATTGQLVMPPLKHGNSVLHAEFSMDGRRVITSSKDNTARVWEVAITSLSSLSMRHNDRVFTASFSPDSQCVITASNDKTARIWSATSGKPLLPPLIHADSVHFAAFSPDGSRVITASKDKTAQVWSTKNGQPTTPPLLHKAGLTHASINPDSRRIVTTGIENTAMVWDAIKGSPLLTLVDDKRPLPFMVSSGVFSPDGQLIALVSDNSDATIWNAVTGKLIARLEHLHQVYSASFSPDSQYIVTASADKTAKLWNIQTGQLVTPPLQHENSVIRAVFSPDGKSIVTASLDNSARVWDVATGQPRTQLMKHKGIVTYVSFSPDGEKLVTASFDNSARVWDVVTGQPLTPALCHKSYVFCASFSPNGRYVLTASNDNTARVWSLPIDERPIADLLHLAQVNSGYIIDGSGELKPLSTEDDRITRYNELKTKYPEEFNPDVADIRCWREEQIRQCIKDMQLEAALFHQNWLLAEAVLEAAKTNSKR